In Nicotiana tabacum cultivar K326 chromosome 11, ASM71507v2, whole genome shotgun sequence, a single window of DNA contains:
- the LOC107800376 gene encoding mitochondrial hydrolase YKR070W isoform X1 — MRFRLNNQPWPHSRLRMRPASFTRCFSLLHSLPLQGSCGIAFDIDGVILRGRTPIGNSPSALRRLYDDSGIVCNLKLPFLFLTNGGGIPESKRAAELSELLGVKILPAQVVQGHSPFRNLLKRYENELIVVTGKGEPAEVMSAYGFKKVLSLEEYASYFDDIDPVAQFKRWTRTTKPFNWPRHSSELAPQIDVYSDRVKAVFVASDPVDWGRDIQVLCDILTSGGLPGKGCEHQPYLYFAADDLEYQAAFSCERLGMGAFRIALESVFNRIHMKPLEYTSFGKPNPFVFQTAGAILRNIQLACQTDDLSGDIDAIHAFRTLYMIGDNPFVDIKGARQAGHPWFSILTRTGVFKERGNHAEFPADLVVNTVEEAVDFILKRESS; from the exons ATGAGGTTTCGACTTAATAATCAGCCATGGCCACACTCTCGGCTTCGAATGCGACCTGCTTCTTTTACGCGCTGTTTCTCTCTGCTTCATTCGCTTCCACTACA GGGTTCATGTGGGATAGCGTTTGATATAGATGGGGTTATACTCCGTGGCCGCACTCCAATTGGGAATTCTCCCAGTGCTCTCCGGAGACTGTATGATGACTCGGGTATAGTTT GCAATCTGAAGCTTCCCTTTTTGTTCTTGACAAATG GAGGTGGCATCCCAGAGTCTAAAAGAGCTGCTGAGTTAAGTGAACTCCTTGGAGTGAAGATATTACCTGCTCAG GTTGTGCAAGGGCACTCACCTTTTAGAAATTTACTAAAGAG ATATGAGAATGAACTAATTGTTGTCACTGGAAAAGGTGAACCTGCTGAAGTGATGTCTGCATATGGTTTCAA AAAAGTTCTCTCCCTGGAAGAGTATGCGTCATACTTTGATGACATTGATCCCGTAGCTCAATTCAAAAGATGGACAAGAACAACAAAGCCCTTTAATTGGCCAAGACATTCTTCAGAGTTGGCACCACAGATAGATGTTTACTCTGATAGAGTTAAAGCAGTATTTGTTGCCAGTGATCCTGTTGATTGGGGGAGGGATATACAG GTCCTCTGTGATATTTTGACATCTGGAGGTCTTCCTGGGAAGGGGTGTGAGCATCAGCCATATTTATATTTTGCTGCCGATGATCTTGAATACCAG GCAGCATTTTCTTGTGAGCGTCTTGGTATGGGCGCATTCAGAATTGCTCTAGAAAGTGTCTTTAACAG AATTCACATGAAGCCTTTGGAGTATACATCTTTTGGGAAGCCAAATCCATTTGTGTTCCAAACTGCTGGGGCCATATTGAGAAATATTCAACTCGCCTGTCAAACTGATGACCTCTCTGGTGATATAGATGCTATACATGCTTTCAGAACTCTGTACATGATTGGTGACAATCCATTTGTTGACATAAAAGGTGCACGGCAG GCAGGGCATCCGTGGTTTTCAATTTTGACGAGGACTGGTGTTTTCAAGGAAAGAGGAAATCATGCAGAATTTCCTGCTGATCTA GTGGTCAACACTGTTGAAGAGGCAGTGGATTTCATTTTGAAGAGAGAGTCTAGTTAG
- the LOC107800376 gene encoding mitochondrial hydrolase YKR070W isoform X2 — MRFRLNNQPWPHSRLRMRPASFTRCFSLLHSLPLQGSCGIAFDIDGVILRGRTPIGNSPSALRRLYDDSGNLKLPFLFLTNGGGIPESKRAAELSELLGVKILPAQVVQGHSPFRNLLKRYENELIVVTGKGEPAEVMSAYGFKKVLSLEEYASYFDDIDPVAQFKRWTRTTKPFNWPRHSSELAPQIDVYSDRVKAVFVASDPVDWGRDIQVLCDILTSGGLPGKGCEHQPYLYFAADDLEYQAAFSCERLGMGAFRIALESVFNRIHMKPLEYTSFGKPNPFVFQTAGAILRNIQLACQTDDLSGDIDAIHAFRTLYMIGDNPFVDIKGARQAGHPWFSILTRTGVFKERGNHAEFPADLVVNTVEEAVDFILKRESS; from the exons ATGAGGTTTCGACTTAATAATCAGCCATGGCCACACTCTCGGCTTCGAATGCGACCTGCTTCTTTTACGCGCTGTTTCTCTCTGCTTCATTCGCTTCCACTACA GGGTTCATGTGGGATAGCGTTTGATATAGATGGGGTTATACTCCGTGGCCGCACTCCAATTGGGAATTCTCCCAGTGCTCTCCGGAGACTGTATGATGACTCGG GCAATCTGAAGCTTCCCTTTTTGTTCTTGACAAATG GAGGTGGCATCCCAGAGTCTAAAAGAGCTGCTGAGTTAAGTGAACTCCTTGGAGTGAAGATATTACCTGCTCAG GTTGTGCAAGGGCACTCACCTTTTAGAAATTTACTAAAGAG ATATGAGAATGAACTAATTGTTGTCACTGGAAAAGGTGAACCTGCTGAAGTGATGTCTGCATATGGTTTCAA AAAAGTTCTCTCCCTGGAAGAGTATGCGTCATACTTTGATGACATTGATCCCGTAGCTCAATTCAAAAGATGGACAAGAACAACAAAGCCCTTTAATTGGCCAAGACATTCTTCAGAGTTGGCACCACAGATAGATGTTTACTCTGATAGAGTTAAAGCAGTATTTGTTGCCAGTGATCCTGTTGATTGGGGGAGGGATATACAG GTCCTCTGTGATATTTTGACATCTGGAGGTCTTCCTGGGAAGGGGTGTGAGCATCAGCCATATTTATATTTTGCTGCCGATGATCTTGAATACCAG GCAGCATTTTCTTGTGAGCGTCTTGGTATGGGCGCATTCAGAATTGCTCTAGAAAGTGTCTTTAACAG AATTCACATGAAGCCTTTGGAGTATACATCTTTTGGGAAGCCAAATCCATTTGTGTTCCAAACTGCTGGGGCCATATTGAGAAATATTCAACTCGCCTGTCAAACTGATGACCTCTCTGGTGATATAGATGCTATACATGCTTTCAGAACTCTGTACATGATTGGTGACAATCCATTTGTTGACATAAAAGGTGCACGGCAG GCAGGGCATCCGTGGTTTTCAATTTTGACGAGGACTGGTGTTTTCAAGGAAAGAGGAAATCATGCAGAATTTCCTGCTGATCTA GTGGTCAACACTGTTGAAGAGGCAGTGGATTTCATTTTGAAGAGAGAGTCTAGTTAG
- the LOC107800376 gene encoding mitochondrial hydrolase YKR070W isoform X3 has translation MRFRLNNQPWPHSRLRMRPASFTRCFSLLHSLPLQQSEASLFVLDKWQQVLCRSDLAAGGGIPESKRAAELSELLGVKILPAQVVQGHSPFRNLLKRYENELIVVTGKGEPAEVMSAYGFKKVLSLEEYASYFDDIDPVAQFKRWTRTTKPFNWPRHSSELAPQIDVYSDRVKAVFVASDPVDWGRDIQVLCDILTSGGLPGKGCEHQPYLYFAADDLEYQAAFSCERLGMGAFRIALESVFNRIHMKPLEYTSFGKPNPFVFQTAGAILRNIQLACQTDDLSGDIDAIHAFRTLYMIGDNPFVDIKGARQAGHPWFSILTRTGVFKERGNHAEFPADLVVNTVEEAVDFILKRESS, from the exons ATGAGGTTTCGACTTAATAATCAGCCATGGCCACACTCTCGGCTTCGAATGCGACCTGCTTCTTTTACGCGCTGTTTCTCTCTGCTTCATTCGCTTCCACTACA GCAATCTGAAGCTTCCCTTTTTGTTCTTGACAAATG GCAGCAAGTTTTATGTCGGTCTGATCTTGCTGCAGGAGGTGGCATCCCAGAGTCTAAAAGAGCTGCTGAGTTAAGTGAACTCCTTGGAGTGAAGATATTACCTGCTCAG GTTGTGCAAGGGCACTCACCTTTTAGAAATTTACTAAAGAG ATATGAGAATGAACTAATTGTTGTCACTGGAAAAGGTGAACCTGCTGAAGTGATGTCTGCATATGGTTTCAA AAAAGTTCTCTCCCTGGAAGAGTATGCGTCATACTTTGATGACATTGATCCCGTAGCTCAATTCAAAAGATGGACAAGAACAACAAAGCCCTTTAATTGGCCAAGACATTCTTCAGAGTTGGCACCACAGATAGATGTTTACTCTGATAGAGTTAAAGCAGTATTTGTTGCCAGTGATCCTGTTGATTGGGGGAGGGATATACAG GTCCTCTGTGATATTTTGACATCTGGAGGTCTTCCTGGGAAGGGGTGTGAGCATCAGCCATATTTATATTTTGCTGCCGATGATCTTGAATACCAG GCAGCATTTTCTTGTGAGCGTCTTGGTATGGGCGCATTCAGAATTGCTCTAGAAAGTGTCTTTAACAG AATTCACATGAAGCCTTTGGAGTATACATCTTTTGGGAAGCCAAATCCATTTGTGTTCCAAACTGCTGGGGCCATATTGAGAAATATTCAACTCGCCTGTCAAACTGATGACCTCTCTGGTGATATAGATGCTATACATGCTTTCAGAACTCTGTACATGATTGGTGACAATCCATTTGTTGACATAAAAGGTGCACGGCAG GCAGGGCATCCGTGGTTTTCAATTTTGACGAGGACTGGTGTTTTCAAGGAAAGAGGAAATCATGCAGAATTTCCTGCTGATCTA GTGGTCAACACTGTTGAAGAGGCAGTGGATTTCATTTTGAAGAGAGAGTCTAGTTAG